The Mycolicibacterium insubricum DNA segment CCAAACGCATCGCCCCGATCGTCATGCTCACCGCATTCAGCCAGCGTGACCTGGTGGAACGTGCCCGCGACGCCGGCGCCATGGCGTATCTGGTCAAGCCGTTCTCCATCAACGACCTCATCCCGGCGATCGAACTGGCCGTCAGCCGCTTCGGTGAGTTGTCTGCACTGGAGCGGGAGGTCAGCACGCTGTCGGAGCGGCTGGAGACCCGCAAGCTCATCGAACGCGCCAAGGGGCTGCTCCAGGCCAGCCAGAACATGACCGAACCCGAGGCCTTCACCTGGATTCAGCGGGCCGCCATGGACCAGCGCACCACCATGAAACGCGTGGCCGAGGTGATCCTGGAAAGCCTCGACGCCTCGGAAAAACCGGAAAAGTAGCCGTCGGCCGGTGCCGGAGACGATCACCGTCCGGGTCAAACCGGGCAGCCGCAAGGGCCCGCTGGTCGAGACCGATCCCGACGGCTCGCTGACCGTCTACGTCCCCGAACGCGCGGTCGACGGCAAAGCGAACGAGGCGGTCATCCGGCTGCTCGCCGTGCACTTCGGGGTGCCTCGGCGCGACGTCGACCTGATATCCGGTTCCACTGGGCGGACCAAGCGGTTCCGGATCGGCTGAACTGGTTGTAATCCGGGGTAATAATGCGTCCACACGGAGGCGCCGAGGACGGGGTGATGGACATGGGCCGGCATAGCGGTGTGTGCAC contains these protein-coding regions:
- a CDS encoding ANTAR domain-containing response regulator; translation: MTGTNAEPAATSHRVLIAEDEALIRLDLAEMLREEGYQVVGEAGDGQEAVELAEQLRPDLVIMDVKMPRRDGLDAASEIAAKRIAPIVMLTAFSQRDLVERARDAGAMAYLVKPFSINDLIPAIELAVSRFGELSALEREVSTLSERLETRKLIERAKGLLQASQNMTEPEAFTWIQRAAMDQRTTMKRVAEVILESLDASEKPEK
- a CDS encoding DUF167 domain-containing protein — protein: MPETITVRVKPGSRKGPLVETDPDGSLTVYVPERAVDGKANEAVIRLLAVHFGVPRRDVDLISGSTGRTKRFRIG